One genomic window of Etheostoma spectabile isolate EspeVRDwgs_2016 chromosome 7, UIUC_Espe_1.0, whole genome shotgun sequence includes the following:
- the ncoa6 gene encoding nuclear receptor coactivator 6 isoform X6 produces the protein MAHRRTPPPLSQRTEYLEPDNDSDRDSGVGEDDDSHGGAATEEEKDNTHDGTEENGEEGEDFTVFVAFQGNMEDEDFIQKLDTILSGIPNMLDMGSERLQPQHVEPWNSVRVTFNIPRDAAERLRLLAQNNQQQLRDLGILSVQIEGEGSINVAVGPNRVQEVRVNGPIGAPGQMRMDVGFPGQPGPGVRMANPTMVPTGPGMAGQAMVPGSSGQMHPRVPRPSSQTGSDVMDPMMPGMSVQQQQQLHHQQAGPHVSGPMPPQAAHHMQALQGGRPLNPAALQQLQQQQHHQQQQAQQQAQQQAQLSQLGPRPPFNPSGQMAVPPGWNQLPSGVLQSPAAQGGPAWRKPPPQAQMVQRPPSLATVQTPSHPPPPYPFGSQQAGQVFNAMGQGQLQQQQQQTGVGQFAAPQPKGPQAGPGGVAGPPRAPPPLPTTSGPQGNLTAKSPGSSSSPFQQGSPGTPPMMAQRPTTPQGFPQGVGSPGRVALGQQGNMQQGFMGMPQHGQPGAQVHPGMQKRPMGFPNPNFVQGQVSASTAGTPGGGASQQLQSSQAMTHTGAPPSVTTPNSMQGPPHAQPNVMGVQSSMAGMPPGTTTGPIMGQQQPGLQTQMMGLQHQVQPVSSSPSQKVQGQGGGQTVLSRPLSQGQRGGMTPPKQMMPQQGQGVMHGQGQMVGGQGHQAMLLQQQQQQQQQQQQQQQQQQQNSMMEQMVANQMQGNKQAFGGKIPAGVMPGQMIRGPAPNVPGNMAQFQGQVVPQQMTPQQQQQMAQLQQQQLQQQQQQHQLQQLQQQQQQQQHQQMNQQQSQVPIAGNPNQAMGMHGQQMRLPAGHPLIQQQLQQQQLQQQQKQQQQAMLQQQQQATQQHPHPLGDPNSGAGDLGVQQMVPDMQAQQQQQGMMGGPQHMQMGNGHFAGHGMNFNPQFPGQMPMGGPCVQPGGFPVNKDVTLTSPLLVNLLQSDISASQFGPGGKQGAGGGNQAKPKKKKPARKKKPKEGEGQQQVEGLGGLDVAAGMEDSELPNLGGEQSLGLDNSGQKLPDFANRPAGFPGQPADQRVLQQVPMQFMQQQQQQQQQQQQQQQQQQQQQQQQQQQQQQQQQQQQQQQQMQHMQQQQIQQQQMQQQQQQIQQQMQQQQMQQQQQQLQQQQMQQQQMQQMQQMQGLQNAQGQQGMTGQQTSGQGQPQMHPHQLQQQQTQQPHLQQQQQQQMMMMLKMQQEQAKNRMSIPPGGQLTPRSMGNPPEVQRLPVSQQGNMPVMISLQGHGGVPLSPDKARGLPLMVNPQLAGAARRMSHPDAGPQGTGTEEAIAGSHPKQDRPGGPEIGLQSGNGTQQMMANQGSNAHMMKQGPGPSPMPQHTGASPQQQLPSQPQQGGPMPGLHFPNVPTTSQSSRPKTPNRASPRPYHHPLTPTNRPPSTEPSEINLSPERLNASIAGLFPPKINIPLPPRQPNLNRGFDQQGLNPTTLKAIGQAPPSLSLPGNNNNGTVGGNNTNNSQQPFTTGTGVGGTGTKQDRQTGGQGKRASPSNSRRSSPASSRKSATPSPGRQKGTKMAITCPPPQQQQLVNPQGQTMMLSPTSVPPSPVSMPSQVSGAMETPQTQSPFHGMQGNPAEGARESQGMTAEQRQMPQPQSLRELSAPRMASSRFPMPQQPKPDLELQAGSVERHPASVQDSEVSPTLRSAPTSLNQLLDNSGIPNMPLRPIQSNTVRDVMGKDSPKSALDLERPLHSNSQDTDMSAAVTSTATINESEAKPKPAVKIPTSSPNLQPVSISNSQSSPNRISNTTPSLSQNPISSLGVNPSPNLNPTPTLCPTPSTNTNATTSVIPNPVTSGQSSPSLTVSTSSNSSSASAALKPSPSPKPVTSVNSVIQIPASSSTISPSQITVFVTSNPITSAPTPQAPTSMVSTMVAVPNKNIRPQDIQQQAPAPRPQFITTTPVFINPIFQVPGASVAPNTTMVSQSVTMVGPIQVSTTNLQLSSAPSATQSSLANMTSTQPTRSAVGQVQIATSVSSSVPVGTSPVLKQMNSGAPFKTENVGEGGFAQKPIPPVRQPSPLPSPSTTSPFQPPLASPPLCSSPVAANTIRKSPMSPSPTAQLKSKPGQTASALSGTADSQQSLVERSAPGPTGAVTPQSFHPPASPAIQIETLAPQTTTTAAAPNTPPAVSSPIPVPGQVAVATQIVTQAPVPAPASISSQAVTSQAPIVTVVGATTGVSSATLSTVASVQSPVPSIVAGSGPTLKVAPTTSSPAANPSRVSRAQPDPPTIEPPMPPAAVSAETTQTMAAPIQQDVPQAQEPVASEKMGEEVLTGSEQGAAVEKPKGPSRRSSRAEKEVEEEPVADSGIRKRSARPGTSAAVKETGASPTQAKRRKSK, from the exons ATGGCGCATCGACGTACCCCACCTCCGCTGTCCCAGAGGACTGAGTACCTGGAACCAGATAATGATTCCGACAGGGACTCTGGTGTTGGGGAGGATGATGACAGCCATGGAGGCGCAGCaacagaagaggagaaagaTAACACGCATGATGGCACGGAAGAAAACGGCGAGGAGGGAGAAGATTTTACAGTTTTCGTTGCCTTTCAAGGGAATATGGAGGACGAGGACTTCATTCAAAAACTTGACACTATCCTCAGTGGGATACCAAACATGCTGGATATGG GCTCAGAGAGGCTACAGCCACAACATGTGGAGCCGTGGAACAGTGTGCGTGTTACGTTCAACATTCCTCGGGATGCTGCTGAGCGACTCCGACTGTTGGCCCAGAACAaccagcagcagctcagagacCTGGGGATTCTCTCCGTGCAGATAGAAG GGGAAGGGTCCATCAATGTGGCTGTGGGACCAAATAGAGTACAAGAAGTCAGAGTGAATGGACCAATTGGAGCACCTGGCCAGATGAGAATGGATGTTGGCTTTCCAGGACAGCCTGGTCCAG gggTTAGGATGGCTAATCCAACAATGGTTCCCACTGGGCCTGGTATGGCAGGTCAGGCTATGGTACCAGGCAGCAGTGGACAGATGCATCCTCGTGTTCCGAGACCATCTTCACAGACAGGTTCAG ATGTTATGGATCCAATGATGCCAGGCATGTCAgttcagcagcaacagcaacttCACCACCAACAGGCTGGTCCCCATGTCTCAGGCCCAATGCCGCCTCAGGCTGCCCATCACATGCAGGCCCTGCAAGGTGGGAGACCACTCAACCCTGCTGCACTGCAgcagcttcaacaacaacaacatcaccaACAGCAACAGGCCCAGCAACAGGCCCAGCAGCAGGCTCAGCTCTCCCAGCTTGGACCTAGACCTCCATTCAACCCATCGGGCCAGATGGCTGTGCCTCCTGGCTGGAACCAGTTGCCCTCTGGGGTCCTCCAGTCACCAGCTGCTCAAGGAGGCCCTGCTTGGAGAAAGCCCCCACCCCAAGCCCAAATGGTTCAACGTCCACCCTCCCTTGCTACAGTTCAGACTCCCAGCCACCCTCCACCCCCTTACCCATTTGGCAGCCAGCAGGCTGGGCAGGTATTCAATGCCATGGGACAGGGacaattacaacaacaacagcagcagacaGGAGTTGGTCAGTTTGCCGCTCCCCAGCCTAAAGGTCCACAGGCTGGCCCTGGTGGTGTTGCAGGACCACCCAGAGCCCCTCCACCACTTCCAACAACTTCTGGACCGCAGGGCAACCTCACTGCCAAGTCCCCTGGTTCCTCCTCGTCTCCTTTTCAGCAGGGTTCACCTGGGACTCCTCCCATGATGGCTCAGAGACCTACAACTCCACAGGGTTTTCCCCAGGGCGTTGGATCACCAGGAAGGGTAGCCCTTGGCCAACAGGGTAACATGCAACAAGGATTCATGGGAATGCCCCAGCATGGACAGCCTGGTGCTCAAGTTCACCCAG GCATGCAAAAGCGTCCCATGGGCTTTCCAAACCCAAACTTTGTCCAAGGTCAGGTGAGTGCCAGCACTGCAGGAACTCCTGGTGGAGGAGCCAGTCAGCAGCTACAGAGCAGCCAAGCGATGACTCACACAG GAGCTCCGCCTTCAGTCACCACACCAAACTCAATGCAAGGTCCACCCCATGCCCAACCCAATGTTATGGGTGTACAAAGTAGCATGGCAGGAATGCCCCCTGGTACAACCACTGGGCCTATTATGGGCCAGCAACAGCCAGGCCTCCAGACCCAGATGATGGGCCTCCAGCATCAGGTCCAGCCCGTGTCTTCCTCCCCCAGCCAGAAGGTTCAAGGCCAGGGTGGAGGTCAGACTGTCCTTTCAAGGCCCCTCAGTCAAGGGCAGAGAGGAGGGATGACCCCACCCAAGCAAATGATGCCTCAGCAAGGCCAGGGGGTGATGCATGGGCAGGGTCAGATGGTTGGAGGCCAAGGGCACCAGGCCATGCtcctacagcagcagcagcagcagcagcagcagcagcaacaacaacaacaacagcagcaacaaaacTCCATGATGGAACAAATGGTTGCCAACCAGATGCAAGGCAACAAGCAGGCATTTGGAGGCAAGATTCCAGCTGGGGTCATGCCTGGTCAGATGATTCGAGGCCCTGCTCCAAACGTTCCAGGTAACATGGCTCAGTTCCAGGGCCAGGTTGTACCACAGCAGATGACtccacaacagcagcagcaaatgGCTCAACTCCAACAACAGCaattacaacagcagcaacaacagcaccAGTTACAACAGctacagcaacagcagcagcaacaacaacaccagCAGATGAACCAGCAACAATCCCAGGTTCCTATTGCTGGCAATCCTAATCAAGCTATGGGCATGCATGGGCAACAGATGAGGCTCCCTGCAGGTCATCCTCTTATCCAACAACAGTTGCAACAGCAGcagttacagcagcagcagaaacaacagcaacaggCCATgttgcaacagcaacaacaggcAACTCAACAACATCCACATCCTTTGGGAGATCCTAATAGTGGGGCGGGGGACTTGGGGGTCCAACAGATGGTCCCTGATATGCaggcacagcagcagcagcaaggcATGATGGGGGGCCCTCAGCACATGCAGATGGGAAATGGCCACTTTGCAGGACATGGCATGAACTTTAACCCACAGTTTCCAGGTCAGATGCCAATGGGGGGACCCTGTGTACAGCCAGGAGGCTTTCCTGTCAACAAGGATGTAACACTGACTAGCCCACTGCTGGTCAACCTGCTGCAGAGTGATATCTCAGCCAGCCAGTTTGGGCCCGGAGGAAAACAGGGAGCAGGGGGGGGCAATCAGGCCAAACCCAAAAAGAAGAAACCAGCACGAAAGAAGAAGCCCAAAGAGGGAGAAGGACAACAGCAAGTAGAGGGGCTTGG TGGTCTTGATGTGGCTGCTGGCATGGAGGATTCTGAACTACCAAATCTGGGTGGTGAACAGAGTTTGGGATTAGATAACTCTGGCCAGAAACTCCCTGATTTTGCCAACAGGCCTGCAG GCTTTCCTGGCCAACCTGCAGACCAGAGAGTATTGCAGCAGGTACCCATGCAGTTTatgcaacaacagcaacaacaacagcaacagcagcagcaacaacaacaacaacaacagcagcagcaacaacaacaacaacaacaacagcagcagcagcagcagcagcaacaacaacaacaacaaatgcagCACATGCAACAGCAGCAGATACAGCAACAAcaaatgcagcagcagcagcaacaaatacaacaacaaatgcaacaacagcaaatgcagcaacagcagcaacaattACAACAACAGCAGATGCAGCAACAGCAGATGCAACAGATGCAGCAGATGCAGGGTCTCCAGAATGCTCAAGGGCAACAGGGGATGACAGGGCAGCAGACTTCTGGTCAAGGCCAGCCCCAGATGCACCCTCATCAGCTACAGCAGCAGCAAACTCAACAACCACACTTGCAACAGcag CAACAACagcagatgatgatgatgctgaaGATGCAGCAGGAGCAGGCAAAGAATCGCATGTCCATCCCCCCAGGAGGGCAGCTCACTCCTAGGAGCATGGGCAATCCACCTGAGGTGCAGAGGCTCCCTGTCTCACAACAAGGCAACATGCCTGTAATGATCAGCCTTCAAGGACATGGGGGGGTACCGCTGTCACCTGACAAAGCCAGAGGGTTGCCCCTGATGGTGAACCCACAG CTTGCAGGCGCTGCGCGAAGAATGTCCCATCCTGATGCAGGTCCTCAAGGCACTGGAACTGAAGAGGCTATTGCAGGGTCCCACCCGAAGCAGGACAGGCCTGGTGGCCCTGAAATTGGGTTGCAGTCTGGAAATGGAACCCAACAGATGATGGCCAATCAGGGCTCCAACGCTCACATGATGAAGCAAGGCCCCGGTCCATCACCAATGCCCCAACATACTGGAGCCAGTCCCCAGCAACAATTACCAAGTCAGCCTCAGCAAGGAGGCCCCATGCCTGGCCTTCATTTCCCCAATGTCCCCACAACTTCACAGAGCTCCAGGCCAAAAACCCCCAACAGAGCCAGCCCCAGACCCTACCACCATCCTCTCACCCCAACTAATCGCCCACCCAGTACTGAGCCCTCCGAAATCAACCTTTCACCTGAGAGGCTAAATGCCTCTATTGCAGGGCTGTTTCCTCCCAAAATCAACATTCCTCTGCCTCCCAGGCAGCCTAACTTAAACCGGGGATTTGATCAGCAAGGTCTTAACCCAACAACTCTGAAAGCAATTGGACAGGCGCCTCCTAGCTTAAGTTTACCAGGGAACAACAACAATGGCACTGTGGGTGGAAATAACACTAACAACAGTCAACAGCCTTTCACTACTGGCACTGGAGTAGGAGGCACAGGCACTAAACAGGACAGGCAGACTGGAGGGCAGGGTAAGAGGGCAAGTCCTAGTAATAGCCGGAGGTCAAGTCCAGCCTCTAGCCGTAAGTCAGCCACCCCAAGTCCAGGGAGACAAAAGGGGACAAAGATGGCCATCACCTGCCCTCccccc cagcagcagcagttggtCAACCCTCAAGGGCAAACCATGATGCTAAGCCCTACCTCAGTACCCCCAAGTCCAGTATCTATGCCTTCACAAGTGAGTGGGGCTATGGAGACACCGCAGACTCAGAGCCCCTTTCATGGGATGCAAGGTAACCCTGCTGAGGGAGCCAGGGAAAGTCAGGGAATGACAGCAGAGCAGCGACAGATGCCCCAGCCACAGTCTTTAAGGGAGTTATCAGCTCCCAGAATGGCAAGTTCTCGTTTCCCCATGCCTCAGCAGCCTAAACCTGACTTAGAACTGCAGGCTGGTTCAGTTGAGAGGCACCCAGCATCTGTGCAGGACTCTGAGGTCTCACCTACTCTCAGGTCAGCTCCAACCTCCCTCAACCAGTTACTGGATAACTCTGGTATCCCTAACATGCCTCTTCGGCCCATACAGAGTAATACTGTTAGGGATGTTATGGGGAAGGACAGCCCAAAGTCTGCTTTGGATCTAGAGAGACCACTCCACAGTAATTCCCAGGATACAGATATGTCAGCTGCTGTCACTTCCACTGCCACTATAAATGAATCGGAAGCTAAACCCAAACCTGCTGTAAAAATCCCTACCAGCAGTCCTAATTTGCAGCCTGTGTCAATTTCCAATTCACAGTCTAGCCCTAACAGGATCTCTAATACCACCCCCAGCCTTAGCCAAAACCCCATCTCCAGCCTTGGTGTCAATCCCAGTCCAAATTTAAACCCAACACCTACCCTCTGCCCCACTCCTAGTACCAACACTAATGCCACCACAAGTGTAATCCCCAACCCAGTCACTTCCGGTCAGAGCAGTCCTTCCTTGACTGTTAGTACCAGTTCAAACTCCAGCTCAGCCAGCGCAGCTCTAAAACCAAGCCCTAGTCCCAAACCTGTGACAAGTGTTAACTCAGTCATACAAATCCCTGCCTCTTCTAGCACAATTTCCCCCAGCCAGATAACTGTGTTTGTCACCTCTAACCCCATCACCTCCGCCCCCACTCCCCAGGCACCCACATCTATGGTCTCCACCATGGTGGCTGTCCCTAACAAGAACATTAGACCTCAGGACATCCAGCAGCAGGCCCCTGCCCCCCGACCTCAGTTTATCACCACCACCCCTGTATTTATCAACCCAATTTTCCAGGTCCCAGGTGCATCTGTGGCTCCCAATACCACCATGGTATCACAGTCAGTCACCATGGTGGGGCCTATTCAAGTGTCCACTACAAACCTCCAACTTTCTTCTGCCCCAAGCGCCACCCAGTCCTCATTGGCTAACATGACCAGCACTCAGCCCACCAGAAGTGCTGTTGGACAGGTCCAGATTGCAACTAGTGTGTCCTCATCAGTCCCAGTTGGTACTTCCCCAGTTCTTAAGCAAATGAACTCAGGGGCCCCTTTTAAAACCGAAAATGTAGGTGAGGGAGGTTTTGCTCAGAAACCTATTCCTCCAGTCCGGCAGCCATCTCCCCTTCCAAGCCCTTCAACAACCTCTCCCTTTCAGCCACCCCtggcttctcctcctctctgctctaGTCCTGTGGCAGCTAACACTATTCGAAAGAGCCCCATGTCGCCATCTCCCACTGCCCAGCTGAAAAGTAAACCTGGACAGACTGCTTCAGCTCTTTCTGGTACAGCTGATTCCCAGCAGAGTCTTGTAGAAAGGTCTGCGCCAGGGCCCACCGGGGCGGTGACACCACAGAGTTTTCATCCTCCTGCTAGTCCTGCCATTCAGATTGAGACACTAGCTCCTCAAACTACTACTACGGCTGCTGCTCCAAACACTCCACCTGCTGTCTCCTCTCCAATCCCAGTTCCTGGCCAAGTGGCTGTTGCTACTCAGATTGTCACCCAGGCTCCAGTGCCTGCACCAGCTTCTATCTCAAGCCAGGCTGTAACTTCTCAAGCTCCTATTGTCACTGTAGTTGGTGCTACCACAGGTGTCTCTTCTGCTACCCTCTCTACGGTTGCTTCTGTACAAAGTCCTGTACCGTCCATTGTTGCTGGATCTGGACCTACTCTGAAGGTTGCCCCTACCACATCCTCTCCAGCTGCTAACCCCAGCAGAGTTTCAAGAGCTCAGCCTGACCCTCCAACTATTGAGCCCCCCATGCCGCCAGCTGCTGTATCTGCTGAAACCACTCAGACCATGGCAG CACCTATTCAACAAGATGTCCCACAGGCCCAAGAACCTGTTGCCAGTGAGAAGATGG GTGAAGAGGTCTTGACAGGTTCTGAGCAGGG GGCTGCTGTGGAGAAGCCCAAGGGACCGAGCAGACGGAGCTCCCGGGCAGagaaggaggtggaggaagagcCAGTAGCAGACAGTGGCATTAGGAAGAGATCAGCCAGGCCTGGCACCAGTGCTGCTGTAAAAG AAACTGGAGCAAGCCCCACCCAGGCCAAACGAAGGAAGTCTAAATAG